The Sediminispirochaeta smaragdinae DSM 11293 genome has a segment encoding these proteins:
- a CDS encoding Ldh family oxidoreductase: MLIGKEMPMYTVKFNELKVFMHNILKKLGMTESNIETVVDIYIEITKRGVGHHDIHNFPSRVERLMSGKITVNPEFSLLASYGCMESWDGDNGLGELINTFLMERAVSLAQDHGIGFSTVRNSNHYLASSPYTTQATERGCIGIVIAKGPPSMGVPGTDGKVIGQSPVGFAFPTKREWPVILDICLAYASGEQLLRRAKGGQPVPEWWGVGPDGRPTSDAEQLLRGTKYPIGGHKGFGLAILCELLTGVFSQGPVLDEQEGPDMAWKSSSHTAVAIKADALMDMDSYIGRSSDLIDRIDARAPSIHIPGQHSYKNKVEFERSASIDISGELFDKLNQCAKALNVEGLAIL, encoded by the coding sequence ATGTTAATCGGAAAAGAGATGCCAATGTATACGGTAAAATTTAATGAGTTAAAAGTCTTTATGCATAATATCCTAAAAAAATTAGGAATGACGGAATCAAACATTGAGACCGTCGTGGATATATACATAGAGATCACAAAACGTGGTGTCGGACACCACGATATCCATAATTTCCCGAGTCGTGTCGAACGGCTGATGAGCGGAAAGATCACCGTCAATCCCGAATTTTCATTACTTGCTTCCTATGGATGTATGGAAAGCTGGGACGGTGACAACGGCCTTGGAGAACTTATCAATACATTTCTGATGGAACGGGCCGTCTCTCTTGCGCAGGACCACGGTATAGGGTTCTCCACGGTCCGCAATTCCAACCACTACCTTGCAAGCTCGCCCTATACGACGCAGGCTACGGAGCGTGGATGTATTGGTATAGTCATTGCGAAGGGGCCTCCTTCAATGGGAGTTCCCGGAACGGATGGAAAGGTGATAGGTCAGTCGCCGGTCGGTTTCGCGTTTCCAACGAAGCGTGAATGGCCGGTGATTCTGGATATTTGTCTTGCGTATGCATCGGGGGAACAGCTTCTTCGCAGGGCGAAAGGGGGGCAACCTGTCCCCGAATGGTGGGGAGTGGGCCCCGACGGAAGGCCTACCTCTGACGCCGAACAACTTTTACGTGGTACGAAGTATCCTATCGGCGGACATAAAGGGTTTGGGCTTGCCATTCTATGCGAACTCCTGACTGGAGTTTTTTCACAGGGGCCTGTACTTGATGAGCAGGAGGGCCCCGATATGGCGTGGAAGTCTAGCTCCCATACTGCCGTTGCCATTAAAGCGGATGCACTTATGGATATGGACAGCTATATCGGCCGCAGTTCCGATCTCATAGACAGGATTGATGCGCGGGCCCCGAGTATTCATATCCCAGGGCAACACTCCTACAAAAACAAGGTTGAATTTGAGCGATCGGCTTCCATTGATATATCGGGTGAGTTGTTTGATAAGCTGAATCAATGCGCCAAGGCGCTTAATGTCGAAGGCTTGGCAATCTTATAA
- a CDS encoding alpha-amylase family protein, with translation MTKKWWHKQLRIVQYNLQIKDTPLMDAARIARETVEMGGDTVVINVADSVVWYRTSIQHCTVNQFLPEDRDILKEIVDECHARDIKVLARATFSCMEEDVYYQKPQWAARRPDGSPVTLGDDRPGLWHTLYRSCPNSGFSNENGLRVITEAFKTYDLDGAFIMMGASGPGCWCDVCKKNYMEKYGKPMPDDKSLLEPDWLTSQAKITHHALKDTLLKMKPDMPYLRYYWPFDLDIGIGFTLPADNLENMGEEGNTLCTEAQDVLSLGVHKLPEWNTPSLRMKMGRTVEDFPPPVGIIHTCPGMDWRHACMPEAEFLYWAAQIPANGGTYWTTFTGFTDTISDKRMLRTIETFNRMTEKIVDDMNGAKSVCDVMLLSDGGIYVQGWAEALMCAHIDFDMLAHYQLDYDRIREYPVVIIPKQFKYPEGSKSIFERYVANGGRLIIEGTTDTELAEVKGLLGTKDTIVSSEDLEATYLQIEPAGKEIQNTLGDAGLIPLRGKVGFCEPGEETDILVTWVPPFASVATAGMPPERASLPVSHTNIPLCMVSNYKKGKVMFISYEPSRLIREYALDDMFTMIRGYVEYMLGDDKMIRLDAPKRVIMSVFGKEDRLMLHLVNGIGQRPLQDTIPCYNIRAEIKLGGRKVKAVVSKIAQCGVDFNIDGDLLKVNLERLDAWDMLLVKLI, from the coding sequence ATGACAAAGAAATGGTGGCATAAGCAATTAAGAATTGTCCAGTACAATCTTCAGATAAAAGATACACCACTCATGGATGCGGCACGGATTGCCCGGGAGACTGTGGAAATGGGAGGCGATACTGTTGTCATCAATGTTGCGGACAGTGTTGTGTGGTATCGCACATCAATTCAGCATTGTACGGTCAATCAATTCTTGCCTGAGGATAGGGATATACTGAAAGAAATCGTCGATGAATGCCATGCACGCGATATAAAGGTGCTTGCACGTGCCACATTTTCCTGCATGGAGGAGGATGTGTATTATCAAAAGCCGCAATGGGCGGCAAGGCGTCCTGACGGGTCTCCCGTTACTTTGGGTGACGACCGCCCGGGACTGTGGCATACATTGTATCGATCTTGTCCCAACAGCGGGTTCAGTAATGAGAATGGTCTGCGTGTTATCACGGAGGCCTTCAAAACATACGATTTGGACGGTGCATTTATCATGATGGGGGCCTCTGGCCCCGGGTGTTGGTGCGATGTATGCAAAAAGAATTACATGGAGAAATACGGTAAGCCGATGCCGGATGATAAGTCCTTACTGGAGCCGGACTGGCTTACATCTCAGGCGAAAATCACCCACCATGCATTAAAAGATACCCTTTTGAAAATGAAACCCGATATGCCCTACCTCCGTTATTACTGGCCTTTTGATCTGGATATTGGCATTGGTTTCACACTCCCTGCGGATAATCTTGAAAACATGGGCGAAGAAGGGAACACCCTATGTACCGAGGCGCAGGATGTGCTCTCATTGGGGGTTCATAAGCTTCCGGAATGGAATACGCCTTCATTGCGCATGAAAATGGGCCGCACGGTCGAGGACTTTCCGCCGCCGGTCGGGATTATTCATACCTGTCCCGGAATGGACTGGAGGCACGCATGCATGCCGGAGGCCGAGTTTCTGTATTGGGCTGCTCAGATCCCTGCGAATGGGGGAACGTACTGGACAACATTTACCGGCTTTACCGATACGATCTCCGATAAACGCATGTTACGCACGATCGAAACATTCAATCGGATGACCGAGAAAATCGTGGACGATATGAATGGCGCAAAAAGTGTATGCGACGTCATGCTCCTCAGCGACGGCGGAATCTACGTACAAGGCTGGGCCGAGGCCTTGATGTGTGCACACATCGATTTCGATATGCTTGCGCACTACCAACTCGACTACGACCGCATCAGGGAATATCCCGTGGTGATTATACCGAAACAGTTCAAATATCCGGAGGGCTCAAAATCTATTTTTGAAAGATATGTGGCAAACGGCGGAAGGTTGATCATAGAGGGTACGACTGACACGGAACTGGCCGAAGTAAAAGGGCTACTTGGGACCAAAGACACGATTGTTTCCAGCGAGGACCTGGAAGCCACGTATCTTCAAATCGAGCCGGCGGGGAAGGAGATTCAGAATACATTAGGCGACGCTGGCCTGATACCTCTCCGTGGCAAGGTCGGTTTCTGTGAGCCCGGTGAGGAAACAGATATCCTTGTGACGTGGGTACCGCCCTTTGCGAGTGTCGCTACCGCCGGTATGCCCCCTGAGCGGGCGTCTTTGCCTGTTTCTCATACAAACATACCCTTGTGCATGGTAAGCAACTACAAAAAGGGGAAGGTTATGTTTATTTCCTATGAGCCGAGCAGGCTTATCAGGGAATATGCACTGGACGATATGTTCACGATGATTCGTGGCTATGTGGAATATATGCTCGGTGACGACAAAATGATCAGACTTGACGCTCCCAAGAGAGTCATCATGTCGGTCTTCGGCAAAGAAGACAGACTGATGCTCCACTTGGTGAACGGTATTGGACAACGCCCGCTACAGGACACTATCCCTTGCTACAATATCAGAGCTGAAATCAAGCTTGGCGGTCGAAAGGTCAAAGCCGTGGTCTCAAAGATAGCCCAGTGTGGAGTCGACTTCAATATTGACGGGGATTTGCTGAAAGTGAATCTCGAACGGCTGGATGCCTGGGACATGCTTTTGGTCAAGTTGATTTAA
- a CDS encoding acetate/propionate family kinase, which yields MKILVCNVGSTSLKFKLYAMPECRLLAQSKVERVGSVDDAVFQFKNFRNSHEINREKVNIPDYRTGINTFLEYLTDTENGVISSIGEIDRVGYKATLSKNHFGVHELTDEVMDGMREWLVLAKLHNTAYLETISAMREVLPRVLFVGTFESGFHQNIPLERRLYGVPYEWYEKYGVQRLGYHGASHAYIADKLNEDCSTGYRAISCHLGGSSSVCAIQDGKSVDTSFGMSLQSGLIHANRVGDMDCDLYEFLAHEGLSDDEIRDGFQKRGGLLGISGISNDLRYIEKAAEKGNSRARLAIDVFISGIVHYIGAFYVDLGGLDYLVFTGGIGEKSDMVRREVCRKLSVLGVALDEQKNRMCRGSMDLSGSTSSVKICVIPTDEELGIAKRTYEYTT from the coding sequence ATGAAGATCCTGGTCTGTAATGTCGGCAGTACTTCGCTGAAATTTAAGTTGTATGCGATGCCTGAATGTCGTCTTTTGGCACAGAGTAAAGTTGAGCGCGTTGGTAGTGTCGACGATGCAGTATTTCAGTTTAAGAACTTCCGAAATAGTCACGAGATCAACCGGGAAAAGGTGAATATACCCGATTACAGAACGGGGATCAATACCTTCCTCGAATACTTGACCGATACGGAAAACGGTGTGATTTCCTCAATAGGAGAAATTGATCGGGTCGGCTACAAGGCGACATTGTCCAAAAATCATTTTGGGGTCCATGAGCTTACCGATGAGGTAATGGACGGTATGAGGGAATGGCTGGTACTGGCAAAGCTCCATAATACCGCTTATCTGGAGACCATCAGCGCAATGCGGGAAGTCTTGCCTCGCGTGTTGTTTGTAGGGACGTTTGAGTCCGGATTCCATCAGAATATACCCCTTGAACGGCGCCTCTATGGGGTTCCGTACGAGTGGTATGAAAAATATGGTGTACAGCGGCTTGGATATCACGGTGCGTCCCACGCATATATAGCGGACAAGTTGAATGAGGACTGCTCGACTGGTTATCGCGCCATATCGTGTCATTTGGGTGGGAGTTCATCCGTTTGCGCCATACAAGATGGGAAAAGCGTGGATACGAGTTTTGGCATGTCGCTGCAATCAGGTTTGATTCATGCGAACCGAGTGGGGGATATGGATTGCGACCTGTATGAGTTCCTGGCCCATGAAGGGCTTTCCGATGATGAAATCAGAGATGGATTTCAGAAACGGGGGGGGCTCCTTGGTATTTCGGGTATCAGCAACGACCTACGATACATAGAAAAAGCGGCTGAAAAGGGCAACTCCCGGGCGCGGCTTGCGATCGATGTCTTCATCAGCGGGATAGTGCATTACATAGGTGCGTTTTATGTTGATTTGGGTGGTCTTGACTACCTCGTGTTCACCGGTGGAATCGGTGAAAAATCCGATATGGTCCGAAGAGAAGTCTGCAGGAAACTATCTGTGCTGGGTGTGGCCCTTGACGAACAGAAAAACAGGATGTGCCGTGGATCCATGGACCTATCAGGAAGCACCTCGTCGGTAAAGATCTGTGTAATTCCTACCGACGAAGAATTGGGAATCGCCAAACGAACCTACGAATATACAACTTGA
- the garR gene encoding 2-hydroxy-3-oxopropionate reductase, giving the protein MKIGFIGLGIMGKPMARNLIKAGHDLVVHDINKESIDSLKELGASAGKSPADVAGKCPLVITMLPNSPHVKTVVCGEDGVLSGSKQGLIVIDMSSIDPLASQEIAASCAEKGVRMLEAPVSGGEPKAVDGTLSIMCGGDKDLFDECKGILTLMGSDVVYCGGAGAGNTTKLANQVIVAVNIAAVSEAFMLAKRAGVDPNTVFQAIKGGLAGSTVMNAKGPMMLENNTNPGFKIDLHIKDLNNAIETAHAKGAPLPLTVQVMEMMQTLRADGLGQCDHSAIAKYYEKVAGDTIY; this is encoded by the coding sequence ATGAAGATTGGATTTATCGGACTTGGCATTATGGGAAAACCGATGGCGCGCAACTTGATCAAGGCCGGGCACGATCTGGTTGTGCACGACATTAATAAAGAGAGTATCGATTCTCTCAAAGAATTGGGTGCGAGTGCTGGAAAGTCTCCGGCGGACGTGGCTGGGAAATGCCCCCTCGTGATCACGATGCTTCCGAATTCTCCACATGTAAAAACCGTCGTATGCGGTGAAGATGGAGTACTGAGTGGTTCAAAACAGGGATTGATCGTTATCGACATGAGCTCGATCGATCCGTTGGCGTCACAGGAGATTGCGGCATCCTGCGCGGAAAAAGGTGTGCGAATGTTGGAAGCACCGGTTAGCGGTGGGGAACCAAAGGCCGTCGACGGTACTCTATCGATTATGTGCGGGGGGGATAAAGATTTATTTGATGAATGCAAGGGTATCCTTACCCTTATGGGATCCGATGTCGTGTATTGTGGTGGGGCAGGAGCCGGTAATACGACAAAACTCGCCAACCAGGTTATTGTTGCCGTTAATATTGCCGCCGTATCGGAGGCTTTTATGCTGGCAAAGCGCGCCGGAGTAGATCCGAATACCGTGTTCCAGGCGATCAAGGGGGGACTCGCCGGTAGTACCGTTATGAATGCAAAAGGCCCGATGATGCTGGAAAATAACACAAATCCGGGTTTCAAAATAGACCTGCACATAAAGGATCTGAACAACGCGATTGAAACGGCTCATGCAAAGGGAGCCCCCTTACCGCTGACCGTGCAGGTTATGGAAATGATGCAGACGTTACGTGCCGATGGGCTTGGACAGTGCGATCATAGTGCGATAGCAAAGTATTACGAGAAGGTCGCCGGGGATACAATATATTGA
- a CDS encoding 4'-phosphopantetheinyl transferase family protein, with amino-acid sequence MWLFATIGSEDGRKTARTLLQYAIGQIWNMTLLPDIAFTKGGKPWFPDHPECHFNLSHSGSYVLCGLADTPIGVDIEEVVLSKAVLAPYIMHLSELTRYRDSSDKIGLMYTLWTLKESYVKCTGEGITYHPQTAMKTTVFDIGVGQTVTSNRKGFSFKTFSGKKWRAAICVKDEKEIPDINWVLSSNLKKEKQL; translated from the coding sequence TTGTGGTTATTTGCGACGATCGGTAGTGAGGATGGAAGAAAAACGGCAAGAACATTGCTGCAATATGCCATAGGGCAAATCTGGAATATGACGCTACTACCGGATATTGCTTTCACGAAAGGGGGCAAGCCTTGGTTCCCGGACCATCCTGAGTGTCATTTCAACCTCAGCCACAGCGGTTCGTATGTACTGTGCGGGTTGGCAGATACGCCGATTGGTGTCGACATCGAGGAGGTGGTGCTCAGCAAAGCCGTACTGGCACCGTACATCATGCATCTTAGTGAGCTGACACGGTATCGTGACAGCTCCGATAAGATTGGGCTGATGTATACCCTTTGGACCCTGAAGGAGAGTTACGTGAAATGTACCGGTGAAGGTATCACGTATCACCCCCAAACGGCCATGAAAACAACGGTATTTGATATCGGAGTTGGGCAAACGGTTACGTCGAATAGAAAGGGGTTTTCGTTCAAAACTTTTTCGGGAAAAAAGTGGCGGGCGGCAATTTGTGTGAAAGATGAAAAAGAAATACCGGATATCAACTGGGTATTATCTTCGAATTTGAAAAAGGAGAAGCAGTTATGA
- a CDS encoding YlbE family protein, whose product MNIETQIEEANKKTVDVLVKGRPVWTDVQPAGDVIPNMKSNTILIAGPPIDVQKIVYPVKVALCGAAIYEGLAQNADEAWNMVLNGEIEVASAQDYSCACGAAMATSASMPVIVCEDKTFGGKGFCVPHPGTSLHVLRWGFYDDEIQRELEWFRDYYGPALGETVRKARGVDLHMVLAKTAGMGDENHNRQPAASMFMALHLLPFMLDSDFPKKDRIIKEYTANDRFFLHVMMAGAESVIYSARNIPMSTVMVGMGGNGVEFGLKFSGTGDEWFTTPAPKILGQFLNPSYTADDMLGFLGDSCVTEVYGLGGMSAVAGPGYVRLTGHDFSEAKRRTENARAVCLGEHKFAPIPWDDFRGFPVGVDMRKVVGLNIVPTSHGGGTLKAGGQGTAGSCDFPIECFKEGLVALSEKVKGAK is encoded by the coding sequence ATGAACATCGAAACACAGATAGAGGAAGCCAACAAGAAGACAGTGGATGTTCTGGTAAAAGGACGCCCTGTATGGACCGATGTGCAGCCTGCCGGTGATGTGATTCCCAATATGAAGAGTAACACGATCCTGATTGCAGGGCCGCCTATAGACGTGCAAAAGATTGTATATCCGGTAAAAGTCGCGCTTTGCGGTGCAGCTATATACGAAGGACTGGCACAGAATGCCGACGAGGCATGGAATATGGTGCTGAACGGCGAGATTGAGGTCGCATCAGCGCAGGATTACAGTTGCGCATGCGGTGCCGCGATGGCCACCTCGGCTTCTATGCCGGTGATTGTCTGCGAAGATAAAACCTTTGGTGGTAAAGGATTTTGTGTACCCCATCCGGGAACCTCTTTGCACGTATTACGCTGGGGTTTTTACGACGACGAAATCCAGCGCGAATTGGAGTGGTTCCGCGACTATTACGGCCCTGCCCTTGGAGAGACGGTCCGCAAGGCCCGTGGCGTGGATCTGCATATGGTTCTCGCAAAGACCGCCGGTATGGGGGATGAAAATCACAATCGCCAACCTGCCGCGTCGATGTTTATGGCACTGCATCTGTTGCCATTCATGCTCGATTCAGATTTTCCGAAAAAGGACCGTATCATCAAGGAATACACCGCCAATGACCGGTTTTTCCTGCACGTGATGATGGCTGGGGCGGAAAGCGTAATCTATTCCGCCAGAAACATCCCGATGTCGACGGTAATGGTCGGCATGGGCGGCAACGGGGTCGAATTCGGCCTCAAATTCAGCGGGACGGGAGATGAGTGGTTTACCACGCCGGCGCCGAAAATCCTTGGGCAATTTCTCAACCCGTCTTATACGGCAGATGACATGCTCGGCTTCCTGGGTGACAGTTGTGTAACCGAGGTCTACGGATTGGGCGGCATGTCGGCGGTCGCGGGGCCTGGATATGTCCGTTTGACGGGCCATGATTTCAGTGAGGCCAAGCGTCGTACGGAAAACGCTCGTGCCGTATGTCTGGGCGAGCACAAATTTGCGCCGATCCCGTGGGATGATTTCAGGGGATTCCCCGTCGGTGTTGATATGCGGAAGGTCGTCGGACTGAATATTGTCCCGACAAGCCACGGCGGCGGGACGCTTAAGGCCGGTGGGCAGGGCACTGCTGGTTCTTGTGATTTTCCGATCGAATGCTTCAAGGAAGGTCTTGTTGCTTTGAGTGAGAAAGTCAAGGGAGCTAAGTAG
- a CDS encoding ABC transporter ATP-binding protein has translation MEAPLIETRGLKKYFKTRAGLLHAVDDVNLTIKKGETLGVVGESGCGKSTLGRTILRLLEPTEGEILYDGSDIVGYNRRQMKTMRAQMQMIFQDPFTSLNARMSISEIISDPMKVIGNVKGKKKIKETVKEIMDLCGLPERYVNTYPHELDGGRRQRVGLARALAVDPDFIVCDEPVSALDVSIQAQILNLLMDLQDQRGLAYMFITHDLCVVRHISDYIAVMYLGQVVEYATRDELFSNHLHPYTKALLSAIPTTDLSRKNRERHLLQGEVGNPIDPAPGCRFTSRCRFASERCKEVQQFREVSSGHFVRCILVD, from the coding sequence ATGGAAGCACCATTGATTGAGACACGGGGACTGAAAAAGTATTTTAAGACGCGGGCTGGGCTTCTCCACGCCGTCGATGATGTGAACCTGACGATCAAAAAGGGCGAAACTCTCGGCGTTGTTGGAGAATCCGGCTGTGGGAAGTCGACACTCGGGAGAACCATACTACGTCTGCTTGAACCCACGGAAGGTGAAATCCTTTACGACGGCAGTGATATCGTCGGCTATAACCGCAGACAGATGAAAACAATGCGTGCGCAGATGCAAATGATTTTTCAGGATCCATTTACATCGCTCAATGCACGAATGTCGATATCCGAAATCATATCGGACCCGATGAAAGTGATCGGTAATGTAAAAGGTAAGAAAAAGATAAAAGAAACGGTGAAAGAAATAATGGATTTGTGCGGACTCCCCGAGCGATATGTAAATACCTATCCGCATGAACTTGACGGTGGTCGGCGTCAGAGGGTTGGACTGGCTCGAGCCTTGGCCGTGGACCCTGACTTCATTGTGTGCGACGAGCCCGTATCTGCGCTCGATGTATCCATTCAAGCGCAGATATTGAACCTGCTCATGGATTTGCAGGATCAAAGGGGACTCGCCTATATGTTTATCACGCATGATCTCTGCGTTGTACGGCACATAAGCGATTATATCGCCGTCATGTATCTCGGTCAGGTCGTTGAATACGCTACGCGCGATGAACTTTTTTCCAATCATCTGCACCCGTATACAAAGGCGTTGCTTTCCGCGATACCCACAACCGACCTTTCCAGAAAGAACCGGGAACGGCACTTGCTCCAGGGTGAGGTGGGAAATCCGATAGACCCCGCCCCGGGATGCCGTTTTACATCACGATGCAGGTTTGCTTCTGAAAGATGCAAGGAAGTGCAGCAGTTTAGAGAGGTGTCCAGTGGTCATTTTGTGCGTTGCATTCTTGTAGATTAG
- a CDS encoding ABC transporter ATP-binding protein, with translation MSDAILEIKDLHVQYNTDDAVVHALNGLNLTLEKGGVLGLVGETGAGKTTMALSILKLLPEKVGQVTKGTITYNSLDILKARKHQMMKLRGAKISMIFQDPMTSLNPIITVGDQILEVLDLHFPDMDKNEKDQKVDEILGLVGIQAKRKDEFPHQFSGGMKQRIGIAMALVAEPELLLADEPTTALDVTIQAQILKLMKELKDKFDTSMILITHDLGVVAEFCENVAIVYSGEIIEKGTIEDVFTRDHNHPYTEGLFNSIPNLTCDTERLVPIPGFMADPTNLPAGCKFAERCKYCMEECKTHVPPSYAIGTHSIKCFLFSDMEGDK, from the coding sequence ATGAGTGACGCTATTTTGGAAATAAAAGATCTGCATGTGCAATACAACACCGATGATGCAGTGGTGCACGCGCTAAACGGTTTGAATCTGACCCTTGAAAAGGGCGGGGTTCTCGGACTTGTAGGAGAAACGGGCGCCGGTAAGACTACTATGGCGCTTAGTATTCTGAAATTGCTCCCGGAAAAGGTAGGGCAGGTTACGAAAGGCACTATTACGTACAACAGCCTCGACATACTTAAAGCGCGTAAGCATCAAATGATGAAACTACGTGGGGCAAAGATATCGATGATATTCCAGGATCCTATGACCAGCTTGAATCCAATCATCACTGTCGGTGACCAGATCCTCGAAGTCCTCGACCTGCATTTTCCGGATATGGACAAAAATGAAAAGGACCAAAAGGTTGACGAGATCCTCGGACTCGTCGGTATTCAGGCCAAGCGTAAGGACGAATTCCCCCATCAGTTCAGCGGCGGCATGAAGCAGCGGATCGGTATCGCAATGGCGTTGGTGGCGGAACCCGAGCTGCTGCTCGCCGACGAACCGACGACTGCGCTGGATGTCACGATCCAGGCCCAGATCCTCAAGCTGATGAAGGAACTGAAGGACAAATTTGACACCTCAATGATTCTCATAACGCACGACCTGGGAGTGGTAGCCGAGTTCTGTGAAAATGTGGCTATCGTCTATTCCGGCGAAATCATTGAAAAGGGCACGATCGAAGATGTATTCACACGCGATCACAACCACCCGTATACGGAAGGGCTGTTCAACAGTATTCCGAATCTGACGTGCGACACGGAGCGGCTGGTTCCCATACCTGGTTTTATGGCTGATCCTACCAATCTTCCGGCCGGCTGTAAATTTGCCGAGAGGTGTAAGTATTGTATGGAGGAGTGTAAAACCCATGTTCCACCCTCTTATGCGATAGGGACACACAGCATCAAGTGCTTTCTGTTCAGCGATATGGAGGGGGACAAGTAA
- a CDS encoding ABC transporter permease, with protein sequence MKRKNIKSSGSIVNRGSWGLVLFRFRKNKLAMIGLVVIMILVIASLTAPLYIDYETVYTQCIKDRFLTPGTDGHILGTDQLGRDLFARIIYGGRISLLAGLITVAMALALGVLLGGVAGYFGGWVDNVIMRFCDVFMAVPRMLLAMAVSAALGQGTFKMVIALSVAAFPRFARVVRSSILSLRGQEFIEAARCYGSSSPRIIYKHIIPNGLGPVIISATLSLGSTILSIASLGFLGIGVAPPTPEWGTILAENRINIRYYPHLGLVPGLFIVVCVMCLNFMGDGLRDAMDPRSKV encoded by the coding sequence ATGAAAAGAAAGAATATCAAGAGCTCAGGCTCCATTGTTAATAGAGGGTCGTGGGGGCTTGTCCTGTTCCGTTTCAGAAAGAACAAACTTGCAATGATTGGGCTGGTTGTCATTATGATTCTTGTCATAGCCAGTCTTACCGCGCCTCTGTATATAGACTACGAAACGGTATATACACAGTGTATAAAAGATCGCTTCCTTACTCCCGGTACCGATGGTCATATCCTGGGAACGGATCAATTGGGTCGCGATCTGTTTGCCCGGATCATATACGGGGGACGGATATCGTTACTTGCCGGCCTCATCACCGTGGCTATGGCCCTTGCCCTCGGTGTCCTTCTCGGCGGCGTGGCAGGATATTTTGGCGGCTGGGTTGATAATGTCATAATGAGGTTCTGTGATGTGTTCATGGCCGTGCCTCGAATGTTGTTGGCAATGGCCGTCTCTGCGGCACTCGGACAGGGCACATTCAAAATGGTAATTGCACTCTCTGTAGCCGCGTTCCCGCGGTTTGCTCGGGTGGTGAGATCTTCTATCCTGTCGTTGCGTGGTCAGGAATTTATAGAGGCAGCCCGGTGTTATGGGTCAAGTTCTCCGCGGATCATATACAAGCATATCATACCCAACGGATTGGGGCCTGTCATTATAAGTGCCACACTTTCACTTGGATCTACCATTTTGTCGATCGCTTCGCTTGGATTTTTGGGTATCGGCGTGGCTCCTCCTACACCCGAATGGGGCACCATCCTGGCTGAGAATCGCATCAACATACGCTATTACCCGCATCTTGGGCTTGTACCGGGGCTGTTCATAGTAGTGTGCGTTATGTGTCTCAACTTTATGGGTGACGGGCTTCGTGATGCGATGGACCCCCGGTCAAAGGTTTAA